The following coding sequences lie in one Allorhizobium pseudoryzae genomic window:
- a CDS encoding response regulator has product MSARILTVDDSASIRLTTRVALSNAGYAITEAVDGLDGLSKLKGGQYDLVVTDLNMPNMDGLTMIRELRKIPSCMGVPVIFLTTESDNELKQQAKSAGATGWLTKPFDPESLVKIVKKVLGR; this is encoded by the coding sequence ATGAGCGCCCGTATTTTGACCGTCGACGATTCCGCCAGCATCCGGCTGACCACGCGCGTGGCGCTGTCGAATGCCGGTTACGCCATCACCGAGGCGGTGGATGGCCTGGATGGCCTGTCGAAGCTGAAGGGTGGCCAGTACGACCTGGTCGTGACGGACCTGAACATGCCCAACATGGACGGTCTGACGATGATCCGCGAGCTGCGCAAGATCCCGTCCTGCATGGGCGTTCCGGTGATCTTCCTGACGACGGAATCCGACAACGAGCTGAAACAGCAGGCGAAGTCCGCCGGTGCGACCGGCTGGCTGACCAAGCCGTTTGATCCGGAAAGCCTGGTCAAGATTGT
- a CDS encoding STAS domain-containing protein, whose amino-acid sequence MTTTPEKLAFSDPLTVRFAGPHQESLLGALVDHDRVEISVPPDAAIDLSFLQLLEAARVYAGTAGRVVSLSRAAEGGLLDLLERSGFLSAMTPEDRRFWLHEGVTP is encoded by the coding sequence ATGACAACCACGCCTGAGAAGCTTGCGTTCAGCGATCCGTTGACGGTTCGATTTGCTGGTCCGCATCAGGAGTCACTGCTTGGTGCTTTGGTTGATCATGATCGGGTCGAGATATCGGTTCCGCCGGATGCGGCGATTGATCTGAGTTTTCTGCAATTATTGGAAGCGGCCCGTGTGTATGCGGGCACGGCCGGTCGGGTTGTATCCCTGTCGCGTGCGGCGGAGGGGGGGCTTCTGGATCTTCTGGAGAGATCGGGGTTCCTGTCGGCGATGACGCCGGAGGATCGGCGCTTCTGGCTTCACGAAGGAGTAACGCCATGA
- a CDS encoding mannitol dehydrogenase family protein, translating into MTLPLSTGVQLPQTVRQPGYDRTALKPGILHFGLGAFHRAHQAVFTQRALQSAFGAWGIVAVNLRSTEPVQALEAQDGLYSVTVRSEAGDRSEVIGATVDWICAATDCARVLDYLSRAEIRIVTMTVSEKAYGLDPVTGGLDLSHPAVTADLKTPNTPSGILGFLVEGLSRRRNAGLKPFTVLCCDNLPSNGKVIRRLVLEMAERRDPSLAAWVSEEGAFPCSMVDRIVPAATDETRARAVRLLGVEDRLALDTEPFLQWVIEDDFVDGRPAWEAGGAIFAEDVEPYENMKLRLLNGTHTLLAHLGILNGLDYIRDVMAVPELEAKARAHMEEVVATLDPVPGIDLPAYIDQLLARFSNPTIAHRTIQISLDTTQKLPQRLLSPALDALAKGEEAGATAYAVGVWMAAVRQRGDCDDPRRAEVLEAATRMDTDDPSASFFAIPGLFPPPLVEARAWRDRVNAAIRAF; encoded by the coding sequence ATGACCTTGCCTCTGTCGACCGGCGTCCAGCTCCCGCAAACCGTGCGTCAGCCGGGCTATGATCGCACCGCGCTCAAACCGGGCATTCTGCATTTCGGGCTCGGCGCTTTCCACCGGGCCCACCAGGCGGTCTTTACACAACGGGCGCTCCAATCCGCCTTCGGCGCCTGGGGTATTGTCGCCGTCAATCTGCGGTCCACTGAGCCGGTTCAGGCACTGGAGGCGCAGGACGGCCTCTATTCCGTCACCGTTCGCAGTGAGGCCGGTGACCGGTCCGAAGTGATCGGCGCCACGGTGGACTGGATCTGCGCCGCGACCGATTGCGCGCGCGTTCTGGATTACCTCAGCCGGGCCGAGATCCGCATCGTCACCATGACGGTGTCCGAGAAGGCCTACGGGCTGGACCCGGTCACCGGCGGGTTGGATCTGTCCCATCCGGCTGTCACCGCAGACCTGAAGACGCCAAACACCCCGTCCGGCATCCTCGGCTTTCTTGTCGAGGGATTGTCGCGCAGGCGAAACGCCGGCCTGAAACCCTTCACCGTGCTTTGCTGCGACAACCTGCCCTCGAACGGCAAGGTCATCCGTCGGCTGGTGCTGGAGATGGCGGAGCGTCGCGATCCCAGCCTTGCGGCCTGGGTGAGCGAAGAAGGCGCATTCCCCTGCTCCATGGTCGATCGCATCGTGCCGGCGGCAACCGATGAAACACGGGCGCGGGCAGTGCGGCTGCTCGGCGTCGAGGACCGCCTGGCGCTCGATACAGAGCCCTTCCTGCAATGGGTGATCGAAGACGATTTCGTTGATGGACGCCCTGCCTGGGAAGCGGGCGGCGCGATCTTCGCGGAAGACGTCGAGCCCTACGAAAACATGAAGCTGCGGCTGCTGAACGGCACGCACACGCTTCTCGCCCATCTCGGCATTCTCAACGGGCTGGACTATATCCGCGATGTCATGGCCGTGCCGGAACTGGAGGCCAAAGCCCGGGCGCATATGGAAGAGGTCGTCGCAACGCTCGATCCCGTGCCGGGCATCGATCTCCCCGCCTATATCGATCAACTGCTCGCACGGTTTTCCAATCCGACGATTGCCCATCGCACCATCCAGATCTCGCTCGACACGACACAGAAACTTCCCCAGCGTCTGCTGTCGCCAGCGCTCGACGCGCTCGCGAAGGGAGAGGAGGCCGGTGCCACGGCCTATGCCGTGGGTGTCTGGATGGCCGCCGTCCGTCAACGGGGAGACTGTGACGATCCCCGCCGCGCGGAGGTCCTTGAGGCAGCGACCCGGATGGACACGGACGACCCTTCGGCAAGTTTCTTTGCCATTCCCGGACTTTTCCCGCCGCCGCTTGTCGAGGCGCGGGCGTGGCGGGATCGGGTGAACGCCGCTATCCGGGCGTTCTGA